A portion of the Apus apus isolate bApuApu2 chromosome 3, bApuApu2.pri.cur, whole genome shotgun sequence genome contains these proteins:
- the LOC127383033 gene encoding transcription factor E2F6-like has translation MASPAQGERPSEPPLIDLSVDDDEELVRRTLKVKKSRFDQSLVYLTRKFMDLVRTAPDGVLDLNEVAKRLGVRKRRVYDITNVLDGIHLIQKRSKNVIQWIGSDLDNVVGKTPEQQILKEELSDLSAMEEALDELIKKCAEQLYELTDDKENAKLAYVTYQDIRSIQAFQEQIVIAIKAPEETRLEIPIPKEDCIEVHVKSTKGPIDVYLCEVEQEKPGDKAHEDVDSVTLEAEPSVPPAEGRSPGEEKQQTT, from the exons ATGGCCAGCCCCGCCCAGGGCGAGCGGCCGAGCGAG CCACCGCTGATCGATCTCAGTGTGGATGATGACGAGGAGCTTGTGAGAA GAACTCTGAAAGTCAAAAAGAGTCGATTTGATCAATCCTTGGTTTATTTGACTCGGAAATTCATGGATCTTGTCAGAACAGCCCCAGATGGTGTCCTAGATTTAAATGAGGTGGCAAAAAGACTTGGAGTTCGAAAGCGAAGAGTCTATGACATCACCAACGTGTTGGATGGAATCCACCTCATTCAGAAGAGATCCAAGAATGTTATCCAGTGGAT AGGTTCTGATCTTGACAATGTTGTTGGAAAAACACCAGAGCAGCAAATCCTTAAAGAGGAACTTTCTGACTTGTCAGCCATGGAAGAAGCTCTGGATGAATTAATCAAGAAATGTGCTGAGCAGTTGTATGAACTGACAGAtgacaaagaaaatgcaaaa CTAGCTTATGTGACATACCAGGATATCCGTAGCATCCAGGCATTCCAGGAACAGATTGTGATTGCAATCAAAGCTCCAGAGGAAACCAGACTGGAAATCCCCATTCCCAAAGAA GACTGCATAGAAGTGCACGTGAAGAGCACGAAGGGACCCATTGATGTGTATCTGTGTGAGGTGGAACAGGAGAAGCCAGGGGACAAAGCCCATGAAGATGTGGACAGTGTGACCTTGGAAGCGGAGCCCTCGGTCCCTCCTGCAGAAG GGAGATCTCCgggggaagagaagcagcaaaccACCTGA
- the LOC127383124 gene encoding transcription factor E2F6-like isoform X2 — translation MASPAQGERPSEPPLIDLSVDDDEELVRRTLKVKKSRFDQSLVIFTRKFMDLLRAAPDGVLDLNEVAKRLGVRKRRVYDITNVLDGIHLIQKRSKNVIQWIGSDLDNVVGKAPEQQILKEELSDLSAMEGALDKLIKKCAEQLYELTDDKENAKLAYVTYQDIRSIQAFQEQIVIAIKAPEETRLEIPIPKEDCIEVHVKSTKGPIDVYLCEVEQEKPGDKAHEDVDSVTLEAEPSVPPAEGRSPGEEKQQTT, via the exons ATGGCCAGCCCCGCCCAGGGCGAGCGGCCGAGCGAG CCACCGCTGATCGATCTCAGTGTGGATGATGACGAGGAGCTTGTGAGAA GAACTCTGAAAGTCAAAAAGAGTCGATTTGATCAATCCTTGGTTATTTTCACCCGAAAATTCATGGATCTTCTCAGAGCAGCCCCAGATGGTGTCCTAGATTTAAATGAGGTGGCAAAAAGACTTGGAGTTCGAAAGCGAAGAGTCTATGACATCACCAACGTGTTGGATGGAATCCACCTCATTCAGAAGAGATCCAAGAATGTTATCCAGTGGAT AGGTTCTGATCTTGACAATGTTGTTGGAAAAGCACCAGAGCAGCAAATCCTTAAAGAGGAACTTTCTGACTTGTCAGCCATGGAAGGAGCTCTGGACAAATTAATCAAGAAATGTGCTGAGCAGTTGTATGAACTGACAGAtgacaaagaaaatgcaaa ACTAGCTTATGTGACATACCAGGATATCCGTAGCATCCAGGCATTCCAGGAACAGATTGTGATTGCAATCAAAGCTCCAGAGGAAACCAGACTGGAAATCCCCATTCCCAAAGAA GACTGCATAGAAGTGCACGTGAAGAGCACGAAGGGACCCATTGATGTGTATCTGTGTGAGGTGGAACAGGAGAAGCCAGGGGACAAAGCCCATGAAGATGTGGACAGTGTGACCTTGGAAGCAGAGCCCTCGGTCCCTCCTGCAGAAG GGAGATCTCCgggggaagagaagcagcaaaccACCTGA
- the LOC127383124 gene encoding transcription factor E2F6-like isoform X1, whose translation MASPAQGERPSEPPLIDLSVDDDEELVRRTLKVKKSRFDQSLVIFTRKFMDLLRAAPDGVLDLNEVAKRLGVRKRRVYDITNVLDGIHLIQKRSKNVIQWIGSDLDNVVGKAPEQQILKEELSDLSAMEGALDKLIKKCAEQLYELTDDKENAKLAYVTYQDIRSIQAFQEQIVIAIKAPEETRLEIPIPKEDCIEVHVKSTKGPIDVYLCEVEQEKPGDKAHEDVDSVTLEAEPSVPPAEGGVCLLPSSPQLVLVVVVVLQSTVLKLQAVLPLSGHGAWARLGGRAGKAWQSSVSCCGSSAGGQSPWQGLWVLSLCLPGS comes from the exons ATGGCCAGCCCCGCCCAGGGCGAGCGGCCGAGCGAG CCACCGCTGATCGATCTCAGTGTGGATGATGACGAGGAGCTTGTGAGAA GAACTCTGAAAGTCAAAAAGAGTCGATTTGATCAATCCTTGGTTATTTTCACCCGAAAATTCATGGATCTTCTCAGAGCAGCCCCAGATGGTGTCCTAGATTTAAATGAGGTGGCAAAAAGACTTGGAGTTCGAAAGCGAAGAGTCTATGACATCACCAACGTGTTGGATGGAATCCACCTCATTCAGAAGAGATCCAAGAATGTTATCCAGTGGAT AGGTTCTGATCTTGACAATGTTGTTGGAAAAGCACCAGAGCAGCAAATCCTTAAAGAGGAACTTTCTGACTTGTCAGCCATGGAAGGAGCTCTGGACAAATTAATCAAGAAATGTGCTGAGCAGTTGTATGAACTGACAGAtgacaaagaaaatgcaaa ACTAGCTTATGTGACATACCAGGATATCCGTAGCATCCAGGCATTCCAGGAACAGATTGTGATTGCAATCAAAGCTCCAGAGGAAACCAGACTGGAAATCCCCATTCCCAAAGAA GACTGCATAGAAGTGCACGTGAAGAGCACGAAGGGACCCATTGATGTGTATCTGTGTGAGGTGGAACAGGAGAAGCCAGGGGACAAAGCCCATGAAGATGTGGACAGTGTGACCTTGGAAGCAGAGCCCTCGGTCCCTCCTGCAGAAGGTGGTGTCTGCCTGTTGCCTTCTTCTCCCCAGCTGGttctggtggtggtggtggtgttacagagcactgtgctgaagctgcaggctgtgctgcctttgtCTGGACACGgtgcctgggccaggctgggtgggagggCAGGAAAGGCCTGGCAGAGCAGTGTGAGCTGTTGTGGGAGCtcagcaggagggcagagcccgTGGCAAGGACTCTGGGTGCTGAGCCTCTGCTTGCCCGGCTCCTGA